The Janthinobacterium lividum genome has a window encoding:
- a CDS encoding DUF2938 domain-containing protein gives MTAMQILWLDALAIGVGATAVMDVWAVALKRFWCIPSLNFAMVGRWLGHLPQGTFTHVNIAQAAPVRDEAILGWTAHYLIGVLFAAVLLALVGQEWVQEPTFAPALLAGLVSVAAPFCILQPGMGAGLAASKTPHPTAARLRSLMAHTAFGIGLYLAALLWSTVR, from the coding sequence ATGACAGCGATGCAAATACTCTGGCTTGATGCTTTGGCGATCGGCGTGGGCGCGACGGCGGTGATGGATGTGTGGGCGGTGGCCTTGAAGCGCTTCTGGTGCATTCCCTCGCTGAACTTTGCGATGGTGGGGCGCTGGCTCGGCCATTTGCCGCAGGGCACCTTCACCCACGTCAACATCGCCCAGGCGGCGCCCGTGCGCGATGAAGCGATCCTGGGCTGGACCGCCCACTACCTCATCGGCGTGCTGTTTGCGGCCGTGCTGCTGGCGCTGGTGGGGCAGGAATGGGTGCAAGAGCCGACCTTCGCGCCGGCCCTGCTGGCGGGCCTCGTGAGCGTGGCCGCGCCGTTTTGCATCTTGCAGCCGGGTATGGGCGCCGGCCTGGCCGCCAGCAAGACGCCGCATCCGACGGCCGCCCGCCTGCGCAGCCTGATGGCGCACACGGCGTTCGGCATCGGCCTGTACCTGGCGGCGCTGCTGTGGTCGACCGTGCGTTAA
- a CDS encoding metalloregulator ArsR/SmtB family transcription factor, with amino-acid sequence MKNTDIDTLTGSAGFAHILGSAPRLRLLEQIAHGEYAVEQLVDLTGLSVANTSQHLQQLRRAGFVQARRDGKRVLYRLGSGPIVQLLAALDVYAQHQRSELQALGRGDHVEVLTGDELLERMREASITVLDVRPAQEFAAGHLPGAINIPFDDLQRRFAELPANQDIAAYCRGPYCVLSVQAVAALRQHGLHARRLGSGYDDWQAAGLPVSRAA; translated from the coding sequence ATGAAAAATACCGATATCGATACCCTCACCGGTTCCGCCGGGTTTGCCCATATTTTAGGCAGCGCGCCGCGCCTGCGCCTGCTTGAGCAGATCGCGCACGGCGAATATGCGGTGGAGCAGCTGGTGGACTTGACGGGCCTGTCGGTGGCGAATACGTCCCAGCATTTGCAGCAGTTGCGGCGCGCCGGTTTCGTGCAGGCGCGGCGCGACGGCAAGCGGGTGCTGTACCGGCTCGGTAGCGGCCCCATCGTGCAACTGCTGGCTGCGCTGGACGTGTATGCGCAGCATCAGCGCAGCGAGTTGCAGGCGCTGGGTCGCGGTGACCACGTGGAAGTGCTCACGGGCGACGAGTTGCTGGAACGCATGCGCGAGGCCAGCATCACCGTGCTCGACGTGCGCCCCGCGCAGGAATTCGCCGCTGGCCATTTGCCCGGTGCGATCAATATTCCTTTTGATGACTTGCAGCGCCGCTTCGCCGAGCTGCCCGCTAACCAGGACATCGCCGCCTATTGCCGCGGCCCGTATTGCGTGCTGTCCGTGCAGGCCGTGGCGGCCCTGCGCCAGCATGGCTTGCATGCGCGCCGTCTGGGCAGCGGCTACGACGACTGGCAGGCGGCCGGCTTGCCGGTGAGCCGGGCGGCGTGA
- a CDS encoding ClbS/DfsB family four-helix bundle protein: MAIPNSKQKLVEAITTTYGKLAQELARVPPALARDPVLEGQVAGTRMSVCDLLAYLVGWNELVLHWHAQLRDGKRIEDIAFPAEGFTWNALGKLAQRFYADYAELSMEDLQQRLEQAKDQLLALIESHDDAQLYGQAWYTHYTMGRMIQFNTSSPYANARTRLRAWLKTL, encoded by the coding sequence ATGGCGATCCCCAACAGCAAACAGAAACTGGTCGAGGCGATTACCACCACGTATGGAAAACTGGCGCAGGAGTTGGCGCGCGTGCCGCCGGCGCTGGCGCGCGATCCCGTGCTGGAAGGACAAGTGGCGGGTACGCGCATGAGCGTGTGCGATCTGCTCGCGTACCTGGTGGGCTGGAACGAGCTGGTCTTGCACTGGCACGCGCAGCTACGCGACGGTAAGCGTATCGAGGACATCGCCTTTCCCGCCGAAGGTTTCACGTGGAACGCTCTTGGGAAACTGGCGCAGCGCTTCTATGCAGACTATGCTGAGCTGAGCATGGAAGACTTGCAGCAGCGTCTGGAACAGGCGAAAGACCAGCTGCTGGCGCTGATCGAAAGCCATGATGATGCGCAACTGTATGGTCAGGCCTGGTACACGCATTACACGATGGGGCGCATGATCCAGTTCAATACCTCGTCGCCATATGCGAATGCGCGCACGCGCTTGCGGGCCTGGCTCAAGACCTTGTAG
- a CDS encoding NAD+ synthase: MLTIALAQMNPTVGDFDANVAAIIARMGRASEEGADLLVCPELSLCAYYPGDLFEDAAFLRDMQQALETLLQASTRWPALVTVIGTARSNPGVGKPLYNALLAIRDGRIVAEYYKQLLPTYGIFDEGRHFEPGPPGACTLHIAGSKVGFMICEDGWNDDGRAYAVNPFEALHAARPDLVVSINASPSDIGKRAQRHAVFGAACKRVNLPLLFVNQVGGQDQLVFDGASFAISPTLGVQFEAARFVEDFQLLRVADGRFAQSDGQPFPVPDPEGIPAVEFARRQIVLGLRDYARRCRFTKVVVGCSGGIDSALTLALAVEALGADNVVAITMPSVFSSAGSVTDSVALCANLGIALYTHAIRDIVAQYEAGYAQAFDGKLQGLPLENLQARVRGTILMEYSNAFGALLLTTGNKSEISVGYCTLYGDTNGGLGLIGDLYKTEVFALSRHINTSAGRELIPAAVLDKPPSAELAPAQRDTDSLPPYPVLDEILKWHIEGRRLPAAESAQALTLVDQLRETDEGRALVTRILGMVARNEYKRRQAAPIIRVRSRAFGSGRQLPIAAHYPTGDDA; this comes from the coding sequence ATGCTGACCATCGCCCTCGCCCAGATGAATCCCACCGTGGGCGACTTCGACGCCAATGTCGCCGCCATCATCGCGCGCATGGGCCGCGCCAGCGAGGAAGGCGCCGACTTGCTCGTGTGCCCGGAACTGTCGCTGTGCGCGTATTACCCGGGCGACCTGTTCGAGGACGCCGCCTTCCTGCGCGACATGCAACAGGCGCTCGAAACCCTGCTGCAGGCATCCACGCGCTGGCCGGCGCTCGTCACCGTCATCGGCACGGCGCGGTCGAATCCCGGCGTCGGCAAGCCCCTGTACAACGCCTTGCTGGCCATCCGCGACGGGCGCATCGTGGCCGAATACTACAAGCAGCTGCTGCCGACGTACGGCATCTTCGACGAGGGCCGCCATTTCGAGCCAGGCCCGCCCGGCGCCTGCACATTGCATATCGCGGGCAGCAAGGTCGGCTTCATGATTTGCGAGGATGGCTGGAATGACGATGGCCGCGCCTACGCCGTCAACCCCTTCGAGGCCCTGCACGCGGCGCGGCCCGACCTGGTCGTCAGCATCAACGCCAGCCCGTCCGACATCGGCAAGCGCGCGCAGCGCCACGCCGTATTTGGCGCCGCCTGCAAGCGCGTCAATCTGCCCCTGCTCTTCGTCAACCAGGTGGGCGGCCAGGACCAACTCGTCTTCGACGGCGCCTCGTTTGCCATCTCGCCCACCTTGGGCGTGCAATTCGAGGCTGCCCGCTTCGTCGAAGATTTTCAATTGCTGCGTGTTGCCGATGGCCGTTTCGCGCAGTCCGATGGCCAGCCCTTCCCCGTGCCCGACCCGGAAGGCATCCCCGCCGTGGAATTTGCGCGGCGCCAGATCGTGCTGGGTTTGCGCGACTATGCGCGCCGCTGCCGTTTTACAAAAGTCGTCGTCGGCTGCTCGGGCGGCATCGATTCGGCGCTGACCCTGGCCTTGGCCGTCGAGGCGCTGGGCGCCGACAACGTCGTGGCCATCACCATGCCGTCCGTCTTTTCCAGCGCCGGCTCCGTCACCGATTCCGTCGCCCTGTGCGCCAACCTCGGCATCGCGCTGTACACGCATGCTATCCGCGACATCGTGGCGCAATACGAAGCCGGTTACGCCCAAGCTTTCGACGGCAAGTTGCAAGGACTGCCGCTGGAAAACCTGCAGGCCAGGGTACGCGGCACGATCCTGATGGAATACTCGAATGCGTTCGGCGCCCTGCTGCTCACCACCGGCAACAAGAGTGAAATCTCAGTCGGATATTGCACCCTGTACGGCGACACGAACGGCGGGCTGGGGCTGATCGGCGACTTGTACAAGACCGAGGTCTTTGCCCTGTCGCGTCATATCAATACCAGCGCCGGGCGCGAACTGATCCCCGCCGCCGTGCTCGATAAACCCCCGTCGGCGGAACTGGCGCCGGCCCAGCGCGATACGGACAGCTTGCCGCCGTATCCCGTGCTCGATGAAATCTTGAAGTGGCATATCGAGGGGCGTCGCCTGCCAGCGGCCGAAAGCGCGCAAGCGCTGACCCTGGTCGACCAGTTGCGCGAGACGGACGAGGGGCGGGCGCTGGTGACGCGCATCCTCGGCATGGTCGCCCGCAACGAATACAAGCGGCGCCAGGCGGCGCCCATCATCCGCGTGCGTTCGCGCGCCTTTGGCAGTGGGCGCCAATTGCCGATCGCCGCCCACTACCCCACTGGAGACGACGCATGA
- a CDS encoding bifunctional nicotinamide-nucleotide adenylyltransferase/Nudix hydroxylase, producing the protein MTLTYSADAAILIGRFQPFHNGHAGLLQSALTTAAQVVVVLGSAFHARSPKNPFTWQERAAMIAATLPEAQRVRVHYVAVRDYYDDGLWADAVRRAVAGAVPAAQRVTLVACFKDATSYYLHHFPHWQLFNLEIDPGAPIGATAIRNVLFEAEDVDVSLSAVEQLLPAAIGQYLKAWTLLPWYAPLVQEYRAIEAYKARWRAAPYAPIFCTVDALVQTGGHVLLVRRGGYPGKGLWALPGGFLEPRERLLQGALRELAEETQLGVLAPTLVEALVGVAVFDHPDRSQRGRTITHAHYFDLKTRQLPAVKAADDAALAQWVPVASLPAMEEQFFEDHFHILNHFLQLTQEGR; encoded by the coding sequence ATGACCCTCACCTATTCCGCCGACGCGGCCATCCTGATCGGCCGCTTCCAGCCTTTTCACAATGGGCATGCCGGCTTGCTGCAGTCGGCGCTGACGACCGCCGCCCAGGTAGTGGTGGTGCTCGGTTCCGCCTTCCATGCGCGCAGCCCGAAGAACCCGTTTACGTGGCAGGAGCGGGCCGCCATGATCGCGGCCACCCTGCCCGAGGCGCAGCGCGTGCGCGTGCATTACGTGGCCGTGCGCGATTACTACGACGATGGCCTGTGGGCCGACGCCGTGCGGCGCGCCGTGGCAGGTGCCGTGCCCGCGGCGCAGCGCGTTACCCTGGTGGCCTGCTTCAAGGACGCCACCAGTTACTACCTGCACCACTTCCCGCACTGGCAGTTATTCAATCTGGAGATAGATCCTGGTGCACCGATTGGCGCGACGGCGATCCGCAACGTGCTGTTCGAAGCCGAAGACGTCGATGTATCGCTGAGCGCCGTAGAACAGCTGCTGCCGGCGGCCATCGGCCAGTATTTGAAAGCGTGGACCTTGTTGCCGTGGTACGCGCCGCTGGTGCAGGAATACCGCGCCATCGAAGCGTACAAGGCGCGCTGGCGCGCGGCGCCGTATGCGCCCATCTTTTGCACTGTCGATGCGCTGGTGCAGACGGGCGGCCACGTCTTGCTCGTGCGCCGCGGCGGCTATCCGGGCAAGGGTTTATGGGCCTTGCCTGGCGGCTTTCTGGAGCCGCGCGAACGCCTGCTGCAGGGCGCCCTGCGCGAGCTGGCGGAAGAAACCCAGCTGGGCGTGCTGGCGCCCACCCTGGTCGAGGCGCTGGTTGGCGTGGCCGTGTTCGACCATCCGGACCGCAGCCAGCGCGGGCGCACCATCACGCATGCGCATTATTTTGACTTGAAGACGCGCCAGCTGCCGGCCGTGAAGGCGGCCGACGATGCGGCGCTAGCGCAGTGGGTGCCTGTGGCCTCGCTGCCTGCCATGGAAGAGCAATTCTTCGAAGACCATTTTCATATCCTGAACCACTTCCTGCAGTTGACGCAAGAGGGGCGCTGA
- a CDS encoding LysR family transcriptional regulator, producing the protein MISLDRLGIFIAIVDAGSLTAAAAVLGQSKAVVSFNLKQLEAELGVSLLTRSTRSLALTDVGRRFYEDCQRVLSEAQGAIETARQGHQGLRGTLRLTTTVEYGSRTVIPALIAFAAAHPQLQIQHSSSSSHEDLISGRYDLAIRMGSLNDSSYRAALIEPYAIWPVASPAYLASLPGRDIATLPDLQRARWLAHSRLSTPLRWDVQTPDGPAAFTAQDDAAIHSDSASALLGFALGGCGVALLPQWQVEGEVRAGRLRRLLPDVVFPEQGVYAVYPNTQHIAEKVRAFIDFLRAFVGTPA; encoded by the coding sequence ATGATTAGTCTTGACCGCCTGGGTATTTTTATCGCCATCGTCGATGCCGGTTCGCTGACGGCGGCCGCCGCCGTGCTGGGTCAGAGCAAGGCCGTCGTCAGTTTTAACTTGAAGCAGCTGGAGGCGGAGCTGGGCGTGTCGCTGCTCACGCGCAGCACGCGCAGCCTGGCGCTGACCGACGTAGGGCGGCGTTTTTACGAAGATTGCCAGCGCGTGCTGAGCGAAGCGCAGGGCGCCATCGAGACGGCGCGCCAGGGACACCAGGGCTTGCGCGGCACCCTGCGCCTGACCACCACCGTCGAATACGGCAGCCGCACGGTGATCCCCGCGCTGATCGCCTTCGCCGCCGCCCACCCGCAGTTGCAGATCCAGCATTCGTCGTCGTCGTCGCATGAAGACCTGATCTCGGGCCGCTACGACCTGGCCATCCGCATGGGTTCCCTCAACGATTCGAGCTACCGCGCCGCGCTGATCGAGCCGTATGCGATCTGGCCCGTCGCCTCGCCAGCCTACCTGGCCAGCCTGCCCGGCAGGGACATCGCCACCTTGCCCGACTTGCAGCGCGCGCGCTGGCTGGCGCACAGCCGGCTCAGCACGCCGCTACGCTGGGACGTGCAGACGCCGGACGGCCCCGCCGCCTTCACCGCGCAGGACGACGCCGCCATCCATTCCGATTCCGCCTCGGCCCTGCTGGGCTTTGCCCTGGGCGGCTGCGGCGTGGCGCTGCTGCCGCAATGGCAGGTGGAAGGGGAAGTGCGCGCGGGACGCCTGCGCCGCCTGCTGCCCGACGTCGTCTTCCCGGAGCAGGGCGTGTATGCCGTATATCCGAACACCCAGCATATTGCGGAAAAGGTACGCGCCTTTATCGACTTTTTGCGCGCGTTCGTGGGCACGCCCGCCTGA
- a CDS encoding MFS transporter, whose amino-acid sequence MDYRKKVAAIYLLGFFVDLINMFITSVAYPDIGHALHASVAQLAWISTAYILGLTIVIPASAWLAAYYGSKTVFMASLLTFLCASIGAGLAPSIETLIIWRCVQGLGGGLLIPLGQSMTYQLYQPAERPGLSSVIMLVGLLAPALSPALGGVIVDSLSWRWIFYLNVPFAALALLLAACWLRPDPPRAAVPRLDVSGLLAGSTAILLLLLGLTMLGTPGELLAGGTVLALGAACAWGYVRGALRKSTPLLNLRLAAEPLLRIAMLMYLLVPGVFMGVSLLAMLYLQGVLGMSASTAGALMLPWALASFAAISLTGKSYRRVGPQPLFIAGALLQAAGMLMLLRVDAAGQLFWLAGAYAVMGFGGGLCSSTAQSTAFLRTPDAQLSQASAVWNINRQLGFCLGVALLSVLLNGLLAAQGIASLDDPARHLRAAQVFHWCFALAAASCVLPLALCMRIDNRAVLDLLHHHGVAKK is encoded by the coding sequence ATGGACTATCGCAAAAAGGTCGCGGCCATCTATCTGCTGGGGTTTTTCGTCGACCTGATCAACATGTTCATCACCAGCGTCGCCTACCCCGACATAGGCCATGCCTTGCACGCCTCGGTGGCGCAGCTGGCCTGGATCAGCACCGCCTATATCCTCGGCCTGACCATCGTCATCCCGGCCAGCGCCTGGCTGGCTGCCTATTATGGCAGCAAAACCGTATTCATGGCATCGTTGCTAACTTTTTTATGCGCCAGCATCGGCGCCGGCCTGGCACCCTCGATCGAGACGCTGATTATCTGGCGCTGCGTGCAGGGCCTGGGCGGCGGCTTGCTCATTCCGCTGGGGCAAAGCATGACCTATCAGTTGTACCAGCCTGCCGAGCGCCCCGGCCTGTCCTCCGTCATCATGCTGGTGGGCTTGCTGGCGCCCGCCCTGTCGCCCGCACTGGGCGGCGTGATCGTCGACAGCCTGTCGTGGCGCTGGATCTTTTATTTGAACGTGCCGTTTGCCGCGCTGGCGCTGCTGCTGGCCGCCTGCTGGCTGCGTCCCGATCCGCCCCGCGCGGCCGTTCCCCGCCTCGACGTCAGCGGCTTGCTGGCGGGCAGCACGGCGATTTTGCTGCTGTTGCTGGGCCTGACCATGTTGGGTACGCCGGGCGAGTTGCTGGCCGGCGGCACCGTGCTGGCGCTGGGCGCCGCCTGCGCGTGGGGCTATGTGCGCGGCGCGCTGCGCAAATCCACACCGCTGCTCAACCTGCGCCTGGCGGCCGAACCCCTGCTGCGCATTGCCATGCTGATGTATTTGCTGGTGCCTGGCGTCTTCATGGGCGTGAGCCTGCTGGCCATGCTGTACCTGCAGGGCGTGCTGGGCATGTCGGCGTCGACGGCGGGCGCACTGATGCTGCCGTGGGCGCTGGCCTCGTTTGCGGCCATTTCGCTGACCGGTAAAAGCTACCGCCGCGTGGGTCCGCAACCCCTGTTCATCGCCGGCGCGCTGTTGCAGGCGGCGGGCATGCTGATGCTGCTGCGGGTGGATGCGGCGGGTCAGCTGTTCTGGCTGGCCGGCGCGTATGCCGTGATGGGTTTTGGCGGCGGCTTGTGCAGCAGCACGGCGCAAAGCACGGCTTTCTTGCGCACGCCGGACGCGCAACTGAGCCAGGCCAGCGCCGTGTGGAATATCAACCGCCAGCTGGGCTTTTGCCTGGGTGTGGCGCTGCTCAGCGTACTACTGAATGGCTTGCTGGCGGCGCAGGGCATAGCCTCGCTGGATGACCCGGCCCGGCACCTGCGTGCGGCGCAGGTTTTCCACTGGTGCTTTGCGCTGGCCGCTGCCTCGTGCGTACTGCCTTTGGCGCTGTGCATGCGCATCGACAACCGCGCCGTTCTCGACCTTTTACATCACCATGGAGTAGCAAAAAAATGA
- a CDS encoding DUF4440 domain-containing protein produces MNARNPYFDDVLSTHVLIREWLSGAATAPEHCANLLTRFSPDFTMVAPGGIQLDGAGLTTFFRAAGGSRPGLVMRITDLKVIQESAAGATVSYREFQSLPGAENTERLSTVVYDKTPAGSLLWRHLHETWVARAD; encoded by the coding sequence ATGAATGCAAGGAATCCCTATTTTGACGACGTGTTGTCCACGCATGTGCTGATCCGCGAGTGGCTTTCGGGCGCAGCCACGGCCCCGGAACATTGCGCTAATTTACTGACGCGTTTTTCACCCGACTTCACGATGGTGGCGCCTGGTGGAATACAGCTCGATGGCGCCGGCTTAACAACGTTTTTCCGCGCCGCTGGCGGCAGCCGCCCCGGCCTCGTCATGCGCATCACGGACTTGAAGGTGATTCAGGAAAGCGCTGCCGGCGCCACCGTGTCTTACCGCGAATTCCAGTCGCTGCCCGGCGCAGAAAACACCGAGCGGCTGTCGACCGTCGTGTATGACAAAACACCGGCTGGTAGCCTGCTGTGGCGCCATTTGCACGAGACGTGGGTGGCGCGGGCGGATTGA
- a CDS encoding DUF1349 domain-containing protein yields the protein MFTQGSWLNPPETWSADGAQLRVTTDANTDFWRKTSYGFIRDSGHFFGTDIDGDFTAQLHVAAQYASLYDQAGMMVRIDAENWIKCGVEFSDGQLLLSTVLTVDKSDWAVSLAPAMPDGFWLRVTVEKGVIRVQYSSDGKFWPLLRLAPFPVAARYLVGPMCCTPERAGLEVAFSQFTVGPAQRKDLHDLS from the coding sequence ATGTTCACACAAGGCAGCTGGCTCAATCCACCGGAAACATGGTCCGCCGACGGCGCGCAATTGCGCGTGACGACGGATGCCAATACGGATTTCTGGCGCAAGACCTCGTATGGTTTTATCCGCGACAGCGGCCACTTTTTCGGCACTGACATCGATGGCGATTTCACGGCGCAGTTGCACGTGGCGGCACAGTACGCGTCGCTGTATGACCAGGCCGGCATGATGGTGCGCATCGATGCGGAAAACTGGATCAAGTGCGGCGTCGAATTTTCCGACGGCCAGTTGCTGCTGAGCACCGTGCTGACGGTGGACAAATCGGACTGGGCCGTCAGCCTGGCGCCCGCCATGCCGGACGGTTTCTGGCTGCGCGTGACGGTGGAAAAGGGCGTCATCCGCGTGCAGTATTCAAGCGATGGAAAATTCTGGCCGCTGCTGCGCCTGGCGCCGTTTCCCGTGGCCGCGCGCTATCTGGTGGGCCCCATGTGCTGCACGCCGGAACGCGCTGGACTCGAGGTCGCGTTTTCGCAGTTTACGGTGGGCCCGGCGCAGCGCAAGGACCTGCATGACCTCAGTTGA
- a CDS encoding TolC family protein: protein MKNYRYLVSLFPLLAGCAVSPAYVTPGTPDVHLASPQQAQFAPGASAVSEAAWWTFFDDARLSRLIASALEHNLDIAQAQANLLAARAVFDERRLDELPAVTSQAGWQRQVQQNTADSRAASTSTRVGFDAQWEIDLFGRLAHISRSAQARADAAQADLRQVQLTIAAEVARNYYEALGYQQNLALTQAQVQSWRDTVALIDARIRAGSGLPEERHNALANLARSEAMLPSLQAGLRQAQYRLDVLSGQAPGAISLATMLRQEAPLAGQLPLGDVNRLIKQRPDVVRAERLLAASSEDVGAAKADLYPRLSLGGFLGFFALRGSGVFDGGARAFEVAPSVSYPAFRLGSVKARLRGTQAEAQGALARYAQAILVAQEDVENAVTQLAENQTRLASLLQSARHGNAALGIASTRYAGGAGSYQAVLENQRALYDIRREALLAETASYVDAIALYKALGWGQTM, encoded by the coding sequence ATGAAAAATTACCGCTATCTTGTCTCCCTTTTCCCCTTGCTGGCCGGCTGCGCCGTCAGTCCCGCCTACGTCACGCCAGGCACGCCCGACGTCCATCTGGCCAGTCCGCAGCAAGCGCAATTCGCGCCCGGTGCGAGCGCCGTCAGCGAGGCCGCCTGGTGGACATTTTTCGACGATGCGCGCCTGTCGCGGCTGATCGCCAGCGCGCTCGAACACAACCTCGATATCGCGCAGGCGCAAGCGAACCTGCTGGCCGCGCGCGCCGTCTTCGACGAGCGCCGGCTCGATGAACTGCCTGCCGTCACCAGCCAGGCGGGATGGCAGCGCCAGGTGCAGCAAAACACCGCCGATAGCCGCGCCGCCAGCACCAGCACGCGCGTGGGGTTCGACGCGCAATGGGAGATCGACCTGTTCGGCCGCCTGGCGCATATCAGCCGCTCGGCGCAGGCGCGCGCCGACGCGGCGCAGGCGGATTTGCGGCAGGTGCAGCTGACGATTGCCGCCGAGGTGGCGCGCAATTACTACGAGGCCCTGGGTTACCAGCAAAACCTGGCGCTGACGCAGGCGCAGGTGCAAAGCTGGCGCGATACGGTGGCCCTGATCGACGCGCGCATCCGCGCCGGCAGCGGCTTGCCGGAAGAACGCCACAATGCGCTAGCCAACCTGGCACGCAGCGAAGCGATGCTGCCTTCCTTGCAGGCGGGCCTGCGCCAGGCGCAGTACCGGCTCGATGTGCTGAGCGGCCAAGCGCCGGGCGCCATTTCGCTGGCGACCATGCTGCGCCAGGAAGCGCCGCTGGCGGGCCAGCTGCCGCTCGGCGACGTGAACCGCTTGATCAAGCAGCGTCCCGACGTGGTGCGCGCCGAGCGCCTGCTGGCCGCTTCCAGCGAAGACGTGGGGGCGGCCAAGGCCGACCTGTATCCGCGCCTGAGCCTGGGCGGATTTTTAGGCTTCTTTGCGCTGCGCGGCAGCGGCGTGTTCGACGGCGGCGCGCGCGCCTTCGAAGTGGCGCCCTCCGTCAGCTATCCGGCCTTCCGCCTGGGCAGCGTCAAGGCACGCTTGCGCGGCACGCAGGCGGAGGCGCAGGGCGCCCTGGCGCGCTATGCGCAAGCCATCCTGGTGGCGCAGGAAGACGTGGAAAACGCCGTCACGCAGCTGGCGGAAAACCAGACGCGATTGGCTTCCTTGCTGCAGTCGGCGCGCCATGGCAATGCGGCCCTCGGCATCGCCAGCACGCGCTATGCGGGCGGCGCCGGCAGCTACCAGGCCGTGCTGGAAAACCAGCGCGCCTTGTACGATATCCGGCGCGAAGCGCTCCTGGCGGAAACGGCGTCCTATGTCGATGCGATTGCCCTGTACAAGGCGCTGGGATGGGGGCAAACTATGTGA